A genomic window from Gammaproteobacteria bacterium includes:
- a CDS encoding ABC transporter permease, producing MVRYILRRLLIAIPTLLVISFVIFVILDLAPNDPTGNLPMTVPPETREKIRLSLGLGEAMHVRYYKWLVQFFVNEPLNILEQSFGIVIGDSGNRLRVLSWATRSPVVDMIVERAPQTLWVVGLSYVFGILMAIPIGIIQAYRQYSWFDQVGTFVAMVGFSVPTFFTGVVAILVFSVQLQWLPMIYDTTLEVNSWGNFILQFKQMIMPVMVLALWQAAQLSRFMRASILDNLNLDYVRTARSKGRNERAVLLIHVLRNSLIPVITLIALGIPHIFGGAIITEQIFRVNGLGQLLIIAIEGADIPTVQTLTFLFAFLIVLFNLIADVLYGILDPRIRYD from the coding sequence TTGGTACGGTACATCCTCAGACGCTTACTGATCGCCATACCGACGTTGTTGGTCATCAGCTTTGTTATTTTCGTAATTCTTGATCTGGCTCCCAACGATCCTACGGGCAACCTACCGATGACAGTGCCGCCCGAGACCCGGGAGAAGATCCGTCTGTCTCTGGGCCTCGGTGAAGCGATGCATGTCCGCTACTACAAGTGGCTGGTGCAGTTCTTCGTGAACGAACCCCTGAATATCCTGGAACAGAGTTTCGGGATCGTTATTGGCGACTCGGGAAATCGACTGCGGGTTCTGTCGTGGGCCACGCGCAGTCCCGTGGTTGATATGATCGTAGAGCGTGCACCACAGACTTTGTGGGTTGTTGGTCTTTCTTATGTGTTTGGAATTCTGATGGCGATCCCTATAGGTATTATTCAGGCCTACCGGCAGTATTCCTGGTTTGACCAAGTCGGCACGTTCGTCGCCATGGTTGGGTTTTCCGTGCCGACTTTTTTTACCGGCGTGGTGGCCATCTTAGTTTTCAGTGTACAGCTACAGTGGCTTCCGATGATCTACGACACTACGCTGGAGGTGAACAGCTGGGGGAACTTTATCCTTCAGTTCAAACAAATGATCATGCCGGTGATGGTGCTGGCGCTGTGGCAGGCGGCGCAGCTCAGCCGGTTCATGCGGGCCTCTATCCTGGATAACCTGAATCTGGATTACGTACGTACCGCGCGCTCGAAGGGCCGCAACGAGCGGGCCGTGCTGCTCATTCATGTGTTACGGAACAGTTTGATTCCTGTGATTACACTGATTGCACTGGGTATTCCGCACATATTTGGCGGTGCGATCATTACCGAACAGATTTTTCGTGTAAACGGGCTGGGTCAGCTGCTGATTATTGCAATCGAAGGTGCCGATATTCCCACGGTGCAGACGCTTACCTTCCTGTTTGCGTTCTTGATTGTTCTATTCAATCTGATTGCAGACGTCCTCTACGGGATTCTGGATCCACGGATTCGTTATGACTGA
- a CDS encoding ABC transporter permease, which translates to MTEVVKLGVAEDLRTVHRSLWGDVWRQFYKHKGALVGVIVFVLITLIVFLGPFVYDVDPNSIDFKSRNLTPSLDHPLGTDNIGHDTLAQMLAGGQVSLAVGFLAMLIALVLGTFIGVLAGFTKVLDGPLMRLTDLFLALPILPLLLVIILLFRDTLRNLYGPEAGIFMLIVFVIGITSWMNTARIVRGDVLGIKEREFVLAAHSIGVRRRKIIFRHILPNVLSPIMVSATLGIANAIITESALSFLGLGFPPDFPTWGRLLFDGTNFIQITPSRVIWPGLFIALTVLSVNYIGDGLRDALDPRMRGR; encoded by the coding sequence ATGACTGAAGTGGTCAAACTCGGGGTCGCTGAAGACCTGCGCACAGTACATCGGTCGCTCTGGGGTGATGTCTGGCGGCAGTTTTACAAGCACAAAGGCGCTCTGGTGGGTGTTATTGTTTTCGTGCTGATCACTTTGATTGTATTTTTAGGTCCTTTTGTTTACGACGTTGATCCCAATTCGATTGATTTCAAATCACGCAATCTCACCCCAAGCCTCGACCATCCCCTCGGTACGGACAATATCGGGCACGATACTCTGGCACAGATGCTCGCGGGTGGTCAGGTCTCTCTCGCCGTTGGTTTTCTGGCGATGCTGATCGCACTCGTGCTGGGTACTTTCATTGGCGTACTCGCTGGGTTTACCAAGGTTTTGGACGGCCCGTTGATGCGATTGACAGATCTTTTCCTGGCTCTGCCCATACTGCCACTGCTACTCGTTATTATCCTGTTGTTCCGCGATACCCTACGGAACCTTTATGGTCCGGAAGCCGGTATTTTCATGCTGATCGTCTTCGTGATCGGTATAACGAGTTGGATGAATACGGCAAGAATTGTGCGTGGCGACGTGCTCGGTATCAAGGAGCGCGAGTTCGTCCTCGCAGCCCACAGCATCGGTGTGCGACGCCGCAAGATTATCTTCAGACACATACTGCCCAACGTTTTGAGCCCGATCATGGTGTCGGCAACACTCGGGATTGCCAATGCCATCATCACGGAGTCGGCACTGTCCTTTCTGGGCCTCGGATTTCCACCGGATTTCCCGACCTGGGGCAGGCTGCTCTTTGACGGCACCAACTTCATACAGATCACGCCGTCGCGGGTGATCTGGCCCGGGCTCTTTATCGCCTTGACCGTGCTGAGTGTGAATTACATCGGTGATGGGCTGCGCGACGCGCTCGACCCACGCATGCGCGGGCGTTAA